A genome region from Deinococcus yavapaiensis KR-236 includes the following:
- a CDS encoding tubulin-like doman-containing protein, with product MNLPVHHLKRTVLIGLGGTGKEALLHAKRKYIETFGEMPPLVSFLVIDTTNDNASSVPARRPDGVVEDVKLNANELVHIVARGASQLPKVNDEVREWWPHKASLKSNIMSGAGQVRALGRLALFANAKTVYETLRNLLADARDYSKVRTPADATAIYESLGPNLTVCVAGSIAGGTGSGTFIDVALILRDLLKDEDQLFGYLVLPDIFTPNPGTQNVEANAYGALKELDYLMSRDDSWAYTFGGRRIEVHKKPFDMTFLVNRQNRAGKTFNDKENLSELIGIGMFLAGGPLGKEQADIFDNIVVQLTEGQGRFYGKTAHYASFGAAELQFETSNLDVARTREVLAEAAAWLQTPQRPWSCDTLALQTLDADAAPDVPFQAAPLDDAHKEQAAWAAWQTQLDGVAARTQELQVRAWQPQVEQWTRQLEERLRAAFKQGHSFTDLRVGLEQHAAELGKHLHALEAARDKTHAEYTELKERYTTQIRANVPTRTSGFLNLGGRSSAAEPVLTRKALASARDHAQRVGMSVARVHTVERYLARVRTHLTEFGQASARVAQWFAERTGQTRFAARASALPPRPFTLTLPPAHLPSDPSLVTVRDTPAVARVRGIGLDELLTDGYARALATAFEERATSTLRDWLANAVAQNPMDPLRREVDRTFRELDEISAPCWDYQDAWVSNPAVGHLEQLNILGVADKRDEHDPVLSPVVQDVFAGHLHKFQLVSTGDPNRVILYKVEAAIPAFALANAHVYREKYARLSGNASYHIHRAWESLPDLTPLPHVDEARELWTRARVLGHVKVAVDTGAYQYQSDRDGTLRWYPLHRSVTASFDELCRNFFLYKEMEKFVELEWSKWSADQQAKNLEKFLALSWNLANDAERPDEEREFFQAQASCTATMLERVLSSRSHRILDDFTALLE from the coding sequence ATGAACCTGCCCGTTCACCATTTGAAACGCACCGTCCTGATCGGCTTGGGCGGCACCGGCAAAGAAGCGTTGCTGCACGCCAAACGCAAGTACATCGAGACCTTCGGGGAAATGCCGCCCCTCGTGTCCTTCTTGGTCATCGACACCACGAACGACAACGCCAGCAGCGTCCCCGCGCGCCGCCCGGATGGCGTCGTGGAAGACGTGAAACTCAACGCCAACGAGTTGGTGCACATCGTCGCGCGCGGCGCGAGCCAACTCCCGAAAGTCAACGACGAAGTGCGCGAGTGGTGGCCGCACAAAGCCTCCTTGAAGTCCAACATCATGTCCGGCGCGGGGCAAGTGCGTGCCCTTGGACGCCTCGCGTTGTTCGCCAACGCCAAAACCGTGTACGAAACGCTGCGCAACCTCCTCGCGGACGCGCGTGACTACAGCAAAGTGCGCACGCCCGCCGACGCGACCGCTATTTACGAGTCGCTCGGGCCGAACTTGACGGTGTGCGTCGCCGGCTCTATCGCCGGTGGCACCGGCTCAGGCACCTTCATCGACGTGGCGCTCATCTTGCGTGACCTGCTCAAAGACGAAGATCAATTGTTCGGGTACCTGGTGCTGCCCGACATCTTCACGCCCAATCCCGGCACGCAAAACGTCGAAGCCAACGCGTACGGCGCGCTTAAAGAACTCGATTACTTGATGAGTCGAGACGACAGTTGGGCGTACACCTTCGGCGGTCGACGCATCGAAGTGCACAAGAAACCGTTCGACATGACTTTCCTCGTGAATCGGCAAAATCGTGCGGGCAAGACGTTCAACGACAAGGAAAACCTCAGCGAGTTGATCGGCATCGGCATGTTCCTCGCGGGCGGACCGCTTGGCAAAGAACAAGCGGACATCTTCGACAACATCGTCGTGCAACTCACCGAAGGGCAAGGGCGTTTTTACGGCAAGACCGCGCACTACGCCAGTTTCGGCGCGGCCGAACTGCAGTTCGAAACGTCGAACCTTGATGTCGCGCGCACCCGCGAAGTGCTCGCGGAAGCGGCCGCGTGGCTGCAAACCCCGCAACGCCCGTGGTCGTGCGACACGCTCGCGTTGCAAACCCTGGACGCGGACGCCGCGCCGGACGTGCCGTTCCAAGCGGCGCCGCTGGACGACGCGCACAAAGAACAAGCCGCGTGGGCCGCTTGGCAAACGCAACTGGACGGCGTCGCGGCGCGCACGCAAGAACTGCAAGTTCGAGCGTGGCAACCGCAAGTCGAGCAGTGGACGCGTCAACTTGAAGAGCGGCTGCGCGCGGCGTTCAAGCAAGGCCACAGTTTCACCGACTTGCGCGTCGGCCTCGAACAACACGCGGCCGAGCTTGGCAAGCACCTGCACGCGTTGGAAGCGGCGCGGGACAAAACGCACGCGGAGTACACGGAACTCAAAGAGCGGTACACCACCCAAATTCGCGCGAACGTGCCTACGCGCACGAGCGGCTTTTTGAACTTGGGCGGTCGGTCGTCCGCAGCCGAGCCGGTCTTGACGCGCAAAGCCCTCGCGAGCGCGCGTGATCACGCGCAACGCGTCGGCATGAGCGTCGCGCGCGTGCACACGGTCGAGCGGTACCTCGCGCGCGTGCGCACGCACCTCACCGAGTTCGGGCAAGCGAGCGCGCGCGTCGCGCAGTGGTTCGCGGAACGCACCGGACAAACCCGCTTCGCGGCGCGCGCGTCCGCGTTGCCGCCCCGACCGTTCACGTTGACGTTGCCACCCGCGCACTTGCCGAGCGACCCGAGTCTCGTGACGGTGCGTGACACGCCCGCCGTGGCGCGGGTGCGCGGCATTGGCTTGGACGAACTGCTCACCGATGGGTACGCGCGCGCCCTCGCCACCGCCTTCGAGGAACGCGCGACGAGCACCTTGCGCGATTGGCTCGCGAACGCCGTCGCGCAAAACCCGATGGATCCGCTGCGGCGCGAAGTGGACCGGACGTTTCGTGAACTCGACGAGATCAGCGCGCCGTGCTGGGATTACCAAGACGCGTGGGTGTCCAACCCGGCCGTCGGGCACCTCGAGCAACTCAACATTCTCGGCGTGGCGGACAAACGCGACGAGCACGACCCGGTGCTCAGCCCGGTCGTGCAAGACGTCTTCGCGGGGCACTTGCACAAATTCCAATTGGTGTCCACCGGGGATCCGAACCGCGTGATCTTGTACAAGGTGGAAGCCGCGATTCCCGCGTTCGCGTTGGCGAACGCGCACGTGTACCGCGAGAAGTACGCGCGTCTCAGCGGCAACGCCAGTTACCACATTCACCGCGCGTGGGAGTCGCTGCCGGACCTCACGCCGCTGCCACACGTTGACGAAGCGCGTGAATTGTGGACGCGCGCGCGCGTTCTCGGGCACGTCAAAGTCGCCGTTGACACGGGCGCGTACCAATACCAATCGGATCGTGACGGCACGCTGCGCTGGTACCCGCTGCACCGCAGCGTCACCGCATCGTTCGACGAGTTGTGCCGCAACTTCTTCTTGTACAAGGAAATGGAGAAGTTCGTGGAACTCGAATGGTCGAAGTGGAGCGCGGATCAACAAGCGAAGAACCTCGAGAAGTTCTTGGCGTTGAGTTGGAACCTCGCGAATGACGCGGAACGCCCGGACGAAGAACGTGAATTCTTCCAAGCGCAAGCGTCGTGCACCGCCACCATGCTCGAACGCGTCCTTTCAAGCCGTTCGCATCGCATTCTCGACGACTTCACCGCACTGTTGGAGTGA
- a CDS encoding AAA domain-containing protein codes for MPYLSKKAISLYLKNGCERQLKLYLYRDKERAAVGLPPRQAARSGLRTVADVGFEFQRHVIDELRAAFGARVRSAPHPTQPDRFSALPLREVLDDARAYHVLVEPRFDVPSALRRTLQLDDARDTVGNALAFADVQPDVLFVLPARFSTTGLSADGRCVPIDAHDTRMQLRVVDVKLSSEPGANYFGEVVYYTLALAAWLHEQRLSHRFVVVPDGAIWPGSYEASHLAAFVRTRPHDETPAALSAALDALERDVERVDFAVYAPRLLHVLQRDVPRALAAPLDALDTHVNYRCMSCEFFGHAWRDRAGQPTWHERHCAPLAARPGKRHLSQVFGLTRGAARVLRDIGVSTVEDLAALLDDDPALNGHALLRAQRHVLTARARSLTRGESGLIEHSGTSAALPKFVELEVFLNFEYDPSTAVTSTFAFRATWTEPVAFVRSDGVTRAEPSRVARRRQWGTRDDGLQVFFVEQRDLHVERARFLEFARALHDLLRWVRGDDAQRRARTRGEQPSRYQVYVWDDAQLRHLSRLISRHFDALMAEPDLHDLAWLFPNAEVMRHADTATRASPITVVAHAVHAHVRVPVAHHYTLADVARHYHPSFVETVASVPALFQDPLSHLVPSERLHEAWDADARYDERREMLLRTSALKAYLLMLLTRRLRADLRDVLSDQAAPFVNARHDVLSGVTDDAQLWHHYQRLNAAMAALDGEVTYALAPHERVARNRSAHLTRLLEPHEVPSALLAVNDHLGLALKVTPDMLVYELSAESRDVNVRSGDLSLLLSPRADSVFLHRRVSTLPGAPRVAKPWQLKLPVGEAGVTQVELLAIDRAQGVVVLRASGITNVPFDPHRWRSEGWLADFTRDVMLDRFDKDFLSRKLRVTLQAIGRPRDVDANGLAARMLGPAADHSLALPTAQVVPAADFLWRAGVTHEQRTFDAARLAEARAELERQGVRLNASQWEAWEAALSRRLSVVWGPPGTGKSQTVSAVVRGAAILARLSRRGLRVLVTANTYTAVDNVLQRVCKDVGDDANVAFRRVQNASRDAPEELRKAVFAPIALNNVTLDRREPSAAASALLDELAAPPQQGVLLVGMPAQQVHNLAYAGLDTREARHALRPWFDLVVIDEASQLDVATSTLVFTKLAPGGAVVLAGDDRQLPPIHAAEKPALIEARLGSVYEFMTRAHDVPTVNLNVNYRSSDAIVRLGHLAGYDAALRAHSPRLALHVPRPMLERPADWPEGFAWTPAWSTLLRPDWPVTCVVYDDETSAQANAFEADAIAALAFVLHRTLASEPLGRVDAEGRERSPRADLYTPERFWEDGLGIVTPHKAQVAKVFDALQRAFRGQRTARGAPLPLSALRSAVDTVERFQGQERDVIFASFGVGDPDLIRAEDAFLFDLRRFNVMASRPRVKLVVFVTRSLLYHLSDDRDVVRDSALLKSVVDGYCDQHESLPLLGRTVTVRYRRW; via the coding sequence ATGCCCTACTTGAGTAAGAAAGCCATTTCGCTGTACCTGAAAAACGGGTGCGAGCGGCAGTTGAAACTGTACTTGTACCGCGACAAGGAACGCGCCGCCGTCGGCTTGCCGCCTCGTCAGGCCGCGCGCAGCGGCTTGCGGACCGTGGCGGACGTCGGCTTCGAATTTCAACGGCACGTGATCGACGAACTTCGCGCGGCGTTCGGTGCGCGCGTGCGGTCCGCGCCGCACCCCACGCAACCGGACCGCTTCTCGGCGTTGCCGTTGCGAGAAGTGTTGGACGACGCGCGCGCGTACCACGTGCTCGTCGAACCGCGGTTCGACGTGCCGAGCGCGCTGCGGCGCACGTTGCAGTTGGACGACGCGCGGGACACCGTCGGAAACGCCTTGGCCTTCGCAGACGTGCAGCCGGACGTGCTGTTCGTGCTACCCGCGCGCTTCAGCACGACCGGGTTGAGCGCGGACGGGCGGTGCGTGCCAATCGACGCGCATGACACGCGTATGCAGCTGCGCGTGGTGGACGTCAAGTTGTCGAGCGAGCCGGGCGCGAATTACTTCGGAGAAGTCGTGTACTACACGCTGGCGCTCGCCGCGTGGCTGCACGAGCAGCGCTTGTCGCACCGCTTCGTCGTCGTACCTGACGGCGCGATCTGGCCGGGCTCGTACGAAGCGAGTCACCTCGCGGCGTTCGTGCGGACGCGTCCGCACGATGAAACGCCTGCGGCGTTGAGCGCGGCGCTCGACGCGCTCGAGCGAGACGTGGAACGCGTGGACTTCGCGGTGTACGCGCCGCGTTTGCTGCACGTGCTGCAACGGGACGTGCCGCGCGCCCTCGCCGCGCCGCTCGATGCGCTCGACACGCACGTGAATTACCGTTGCATGAGTTGCGAGTTCTTCGGGCACGCGTGGCGTGACCGAGCGGGACAGCCGACGTGGCACGAACGGCATTGCGCGCCGCTCGCCGCCCGGCCGGGAAAGCGGCACCTCAGTCAAGTGTTCGGGTTGACGCGTGGCGCGGCGCGCGTGCTGCGCGACATCGGCGTGAGCACCGTCGAAGACCTTGCGGCGCTGCTCGACGACGACCCGGCGTTGAACGGGCACGCGTTGCTGCGCGCGCAACGACACGTGCTCACGGCGCGCGCGCGCAGTTTGACGCGCGGGGAAAGCGGGTTGATCGAGCACAGCGGCACGTCCGCGGCGCTGCCAAAGTTCGTGGAGCTCGAAGTGTTCTTGAACTTCGAGTACGACCCGAGCACCGCCGTGACGAGCACGTTCGCGTTTCGCGCGACGTGGACGGAACCCGTGGCGTTCGTGCGTTCGGATGGCGTGACGCGAGCCGAGCCGTCGCGCGTCGCGAGGCGACGGCAGTGGGGAACGCGCGACGACGGCTTGCAAGTCTTCTTCGTGGAGCAGCGCGACTTGCACGTGGAACGCGCGCGCTTCCTGGAGTTCGCTCGGGCGTTGCACGACCTGCTGCGGTGGGTACGCGGGGATGACGCGCAGCGCCGCGCGCGCACGCGCGGCGAGCAACCCAGTCGCTATCAAGTGTACGTGTGGGACGACGCGCAACTGCGGCACTTGTCGCGCCTCATCAGTCGGCATTTCGACGCGTTGATGGCCGAGCCGGACTTGCACGACCTCGCGTGGTTGTTTCCGAACGCGGAGGTGATGCGGCACGCGGACACCGCCACGCGCGCGAGTCCCATCACGGTCGTCGCGCATGCCGTGCACGCGCACGTGCGCGTGCCCGTCGCGCATCACTACACCCTCGCGGACGTCGCGCGGCATTACCACCCGAGTTTCGTGGAGACCGTCGCGAGCGTGCCGGCGTTGTTTCAAGATCCGCTCAGTCACCTCGTGCCGTCCGAGCGGTTGCATGAAGCGTGGGATGCCGACGCGCGGTACGACGAGCGGCGCGAGATGCTGCTGCGGACGAGCGCGCTCAAAGCGTACTTGTTGATGCTGCTCACGCGACGTTTGCGCGCGGACTTGCGTGATGTGCTCAGCGATCAAGCGGCGCCGTTCGTGAATGCTCGGCACGACGTGCTCAGCGGAGTGACGGACGACGCGCAGTTGTGGCATCACTACCAACGCTTGAACGCCGCGATGGCGGCGCTCGACGGCGAAGTGACGTACGCGCTCGCGCCGCACGAACGCGTCGCGCGCAACCGCAGCGCGCACCTCACGCGGCTGCTCGAACCGCACGAAGTGCCGTCGGCGTTGCTCGCCGTGAACGACCACCTCGGGTTGGCGTTGAAGGTCACGCCGGACATGCTGGTGTACGAACTCAGCGCGGAAAGTCGTGACGTGAACGTCCGCTCGGGCGACCTCAGCTTGCTGTTGTCGCCGCGCGCGGACAGCGTGTTCCTGCACCGCCGCGTGTCGACGCTGCCGGGCGCGCCGCGCGTCGCGAAACCGTGGCAGCTCAAGCTGCCTGTCGGGGAGGCGGGCGTCACGCAAGTGGAGTTGCTCGCCATCGACCGAGCGCAAGGCGTCGTGGTGTTGCGCGCGAGCGGCATCACGAACGTGCCATTCGATCCGCATCGTTGGCGCAGCGAAGGGTGGCTGGCGGACTTCACGCGTGACGTGATGCTCGATCGGTTTGACAAGGACTTCTTGAGCCGCAAGCTGCGCGTGACGTTGCAAGCGATCGGGCGTCCACGCGACGTGGACGCCAACGGCCTCGCCGCGCGCATGCTCGGCCCGGCGGCCGATCACAGCCTCGCCTTGCCGACCGCGCAGGTCGTGCCCGCAGCGGACTTCTTGTGGCGCGCGGGCGTCACGCACGAGCAACGCACGTTCGACGCGGCGCGCCTCGCTGAGGCGCGTGCGGAACTCGAACGGCAAGGCGTGCGCCTCAACGCGTCGCAGTGGGAAGCGTGGGAAGCGGCGTTGTCGCGGCGGTTGAGCGTCGTGTGGGGTCCGCCGGGCACGGGGAAAAGCCAGACGGTGTCGGCGGTCGTGCGAGGCGCGGCGATCCTCGCGCGCCTTTCCCGGCGGGGCTTACGGGTGCTCGTCACGGCGAACACGTATACGGCGGTTGACAACGTGCTGCAACGCGTGTGCAAGGACGTCGGAGACGACGCGAACGTCGCGTTTCGACGCGTGCAGAACGCGTCGCGTGACGCGCCGGAGGAGTTGCGAAAAGCGGTGTTCGCGCCCATCGCGTTGAACAACGTCACCTTGGATCGACGTGAGCCGAGCGCGGCGGCGAGCGCGCTGCTCGACGAGTTGGCCGCGCCGCCCCAGCAAGGCGTGCTGCTCGTCGGGATGCCCGCGCAGCAAGTGCATAACCTCGCGTACGCGGGGCTTGATACGCGCGAAGCGCGGCACGCGCTGCGGCCTTGGTTCGATTTGGTGGTCATCGATGAAGCCAGCCAGTTGGACGTCGCGACGAGCACGTTGGTGTTCACGAAACTCGCGCCGGGCGGAGCGGTCGTGCTCGCCGGGGATGATCGGCAGTTGCCGCCCATTCACGCGGCGGAGAAACCCGCGTTGATCGAAGCGCGCTTGGGCAGCGTGTACGAATTCATGACGCGCGCGCACGACGTGCCGACCGTGAACTTGAACGTCAACTACCGTTCGAGTGACGCGATCGTGCGCTTGGGGCACCTCGCGGGGTATGACGCGGCGTTGCGTGCGCATTCGCCGCGTTTGGCGTTGCACGTGCCGCGACCGATGCTGGAGCGCCCGGCGGACTGGCCGGAGGGCTTTGCGTGGACGCCCGCGTGGTCCACGCTGCTGCGCCCGGACTGGCCGGTGACGTGCGTGGTGTACGACGACGAGACGAGCGCGCAAGCCAACGCGTTCGAAGCGGACGCGATCGCGGCGCTCGCGTTCGTGCTGCACCGCACGCTGGCGAGCGAACCGCTTGGGCGCGTGGACGCCGAGGGCCGTGAGCGTTCGCCCAGGGCGGATTTGTACACGCCCGAACGCTTTTGGGAAGACGGCTTGGGAATCGTCACGCCGCACAAAGCGCAAGTCGCGAAGGTGTTCGACGCGTTGCAACGCGCCTTCCGCGGACAGCGAACCGCGCGGGGCGCGCCACTGCCGCTGTCCGCGTTACGCTCGGCGGTGGACACGGTGGAGCGCTTTCAAGGGCAGGAGCGGGACGTGATCTTCGCGTCGTTCGGCGTGGGCGACCCGGACTTGATTCGTGCGGAAGACGCGTTTTTGTTCGATCTGCGGCGGTTCAACGTAATGGCGTCGCGGCCGCGCGTGAAACTCGTGGTGTTCGTGACGCGTTCGCTGTTGTACCACCTCAGTGACGATCGGGATGTCGTGCGTGACAGCGCGTTGTTGAAAAGCGTCGTCGACGGGTACTGCGATCAACACGAGTCGTTGCCCCTGCTGGGACGCACGGTGACCGTGCGGTACCGCCGATGGTAA
- a CDS encoding CsgG/HfaB family protein — protein MVASHSARLFRFASLVALPVALSSCTLGMRDPIPAFTGTARSMIVLDMESANDSASRVFQQAALGNEAFRSRFKVIDRETLKVLLNDQKLAAVGLLNAASVAALGKQTGASLILKSNLNLLDARSNSGGSAKYGYYTYYTSQAEVSVSVVDVETGEVVVTATGRGSGYDSKSSGDALRMQAFREAAESAIDNLVRAYVKRVS, from the coding sequence ATGGTCGCTTCACACTCTGCTCGGCTGTTCCGCTTCGCTTCGCTCGTCGCTCTTCCCGTCGCGTTGAGCAGTTGCACGCTCGGCATGCGCGACCCGATTCCTGCGTTCACGGGAACGGCGCGCAGCATGATCGTGCTAGACATGGAAAGCGCGAATGACAGCGCGAGCCGCGTCTTTCAGCAAGCGGCGCTGGGCAACGAAGCCTTCCGGTCGCGATTCAAAGTCATCGATCGCGAAACGCTCAAGGTGCTGCTCAACGATCAAAAGCTCGCAGCCGTCGGGCTGCTCAACGCCGCGAGCGTCGCGGCACTCGGTAAGCAGACAGGCGCAAGCTTGATCCTCAAAAGCAACTTGAACTTGCTGGATGCACGCAGCAACTCGGGCGGTTCGGCGAAGTACGGGTATTACACGTACTACACGTCGCAAGCGGAAGTCAGCGTGAGCGTCGTCGACGTGGAAACCGGGGAAGTCGTCGTCACGGCAACCGGGCGCGGCAGCGGCTACGACTCGAAATCGTCCGGGGACGCGCTGCGCATGCAAGCCTTCCGTGAAGCAGCGGAGAGCGCCATCGACAACCTTGTGCGCGCGTACGTGAAGCGCGTGAGTTGA
- a CDS encoding flagellar assembly protein T N-terminal domain-containing protein — MKASLAFLAGFALIGNALAQEQVVEVRGQAGISGALATARQAAITDAVRVAVERVMGAYISASASVRANETTRNDTTESFEQFQQRVLKRADGFGRVLQILSETQDNGTYVVTVRVSVSQGPLEQELKAFLTRKGDPRIIVLIPEQILRRPVPDPAAETEITHALLASGYRLVDASQVRQLGARDRERAETLDPAALRDITARFGADLLVTGEAFAEELANPPAEVRAAGLQSYGSRLEVKVVDLATGQIIYSNAFHAGATGIGDALTGKSALTNAAKLAVNDLPKTILNWISGSGKGAARTFAVRLNDVPSFRTLTDFSATLRNAAGVRAVISRSFDRGGAVLEVEYDGSPEDLATLLEDLRVRVTGLSAGEITGQFDK, encoded by the coding sequence GTGAAAGCGTCGCTCGCCTTCCTCGCGGGCTTCGCGTTGATCGGCAACGCGTTGGCGCAAGAGCAAGTCGTCGAGGTGCGCGGTCAAGCCGGCATCAGCGGCGCGCTCGCCACGGCGCGGCAAGCCGCGATCACCGACGCGGTTCGCGTGGCCGTCGAACGCGTGATGGGCGCGTACATCAGCGCGAGCGCCAGCGTGCGCGCCAATGAAACCACCCGCAACGACACCACCGAAAGCTTCGAGCAATTCCAGCAGCGCGTCCTGAAACGCGCCGACGGCTTCGGGCGCGTCCTGCAAATTCTCAGCGAAACGCAGGACAACGGCACGTACGTCGTCACCGTGCGCGTCTCCGTCAGTCAAGGACCGTTGGAGCAGGAACTCAAAGCGTTCCTGACCCGCAAAGGCGATCCGCGCATCATCGTCCTGATTCCCGAGCAGATTTTGCGGCGACCCGTACCCGACCCGGCCGCCGAAACGGAAATCACGCACGCGCTCCTCGCCAGCGGTTACCGCCTTGTGGACGCGTCGCAAGTACGGCAGTTGGGCGCCCGCGACCGAGAACGCGCCGAAACCCTCGATCCGGCGGCGTTGCGGGACATCACCGCGCGGTTCGGCGCCGACCTTCTCGTGACCGGAGAAGCGTTCGCGGAAGAACTCGCCAATCCCCCCGCGGAAGTGCGCGCCGCCGGCTTGCAAAGTTACGGTTCACGCCTCGAAGTGAAAGTCGTCGATCTCGCCACCGGGCAGATCATTTACAGCAACGCTTTCCACGCGGGCGCCACGGGCATCGGCGACGCCCTCACCGGCAAGTCAGCCCTCACGAACGCCGCAAAACTCGCCGTGAACGACTTGCCGAAAACCATTCTCAACTGGATCAGCGGTTCGGGCAAAGGCGCGGCGCGCACCTTCGCCGTGCGACTCAACGACGTCCCGAGCTTCCGGACCCTCACGGATTTCAGCGCGACGCTACGTAACGCGGCCGGCGTACGCGCCGTCATCTCAAGGTCGTTCGATCGAGGCGGCGCCGTCTTGGAAGTGGAGTACGACGGCTCCCCGGAAGACCTCGCGACGCTGCTCGAAGACCTCCGCGTTCGTGTCACAGGCCTCAGCGCTGGTGAAATCACCGGTCAATTCGACAAGTAA
- a CDS encoding vWA domain-containing protein, with translation MKKRHFVAFTLLMSSAAAACGGALTAEPPPTSSRFVFLIDTSASMLGANESPVIFPRVKQELKRFLATAPANTEVQLATFDAGLTFTRSFRLPEQRQQFAGYVDRLDAHGRRTFIYRSLQTLLDQLPARDDVATTLFLLTDGHDNDSASSARLQQVLRSYALRRGAYDWLYYVTLGLQTPPDVASQLQRVPRTRTLSAAPGQLPSFSVVRVQPAQLDLGNVKLHPNPTRTVALRTQGRTVPLSVRVESPTLERHGAFVQATLRPGATARLHFQLRNTENLPDGTYTAKLCFTAPEGAIVQPDAVALNLAYHPAATYTLTSTATAVTDLPRGGRTRVTFDVSGNSWVSTPLTVRLADVPEGLTGTVNGRREALVELGEQLTVELRNDHLPPGEHVNVRLAVSGPLDAAVQPVAPIIVRQPLTWWERWWWAALAAMIVLSALLTRGWIARRPWAYALLGDRRLPLRGEQATLDALGAHVRGVKVSRRANSVRVRHLPDAVQLLDEGFDVSAGESIAFDTSIQVLRDGAHAGDLTFRRP, from the coding sequence ATGAAGAAACGCCACTTCGTCGCCTTCACGCTTTTGATGAGCTCGGCGGCGGCCGCTTGTGGTGGGGCGCTCACCGCCGAACCACCGCCCACCTCGTCTCGTTTCGTCTTCCTCATCGACACGTCGGCCAGCATGCTCGGCGCGAACGAGTCGCCTGTGATCTTCCCACGCGTCAAGCAAGAACTGAAACGCTTTCTCGCGACGGCGCCCGCGAACACGGAAGTGCAACTCGCCACCTTCGACGCGGGTCTCACATTCACACGCTCATTTCGTTTGCCCGAGCAGCGGCAGCAGTTCGCGGGGTACGTCGACCGCTTGGACGCCCACGGTCGCCGCACGTTCATCTACCGTTCGCTGCAGACGCTGCTCGATCAACTGCCCGCCCGTGACGACGTCGCCACGACCTTGTTCCTGCTGACCGACGGCCACGACAACGACAGCGCGTCCTCCGCGCGCTTGCAGCAAGTGCTGCGATCCTACGCGCTACGCCGCGGCGCGTACGACTGGCTGTACTACGTGACGCTTGGTTTGCAAACGCCGCCCGACGTGGCAAGCCAATTGCAGCGCGTGCCGCGCACGCGCACGCTCAGCGCCGCGCCCGGGCAACTGCCGAGCTTCAGCGTCGTGCGCGTGCAACCCGCTCAACTCGACTTGGGCAACGTGAAACTCCACCCGAATCCGACGCGCACTGTGGCGTTGCGAACGCAAGGACGCACGGTGCCGTTGAGCGTACGCGTCGAATCGCCCACCCTCGAACGGCACGGCGCGTTCGTGCAAGCCACGCTGCGACCAGGTGCAACCGCGCGCCTGCACTTTCAATTGCGCAACACTGAGAACTTACCGGACGGCACGTACACGGCGAAGTTATGCTTCACCGCGCCGGAAGGTGCGATCGTGCAACCCGACGCCGTCGCGTTGAACCTCGCGTACCACCCGGCGGCCACGTACACGCTCACGTCGACCGCCACGGCCGTCACCGACCTTCCCCGCGGCGGCCGCACCCGCGTCACGTTCGACGTCAGCGGCAACTCGTGGGTGTCAACGCCCCTCACGGTGCGCTTGGCGGACGTGCCCGAAGGCTTGACTGGCACCGTGAACGGACGGCGTGAAGCGCTCGTCGAACTTGGCGAGCAGCTGACGGTGGAGTTGCGCAACGACCACCTTCCCCCGGGCGAGCACGTCAACGTTCGCCTTGCCGTGAGCGGACCACTTGACGCGGCCGTCCAGCCCGTCGCGCCGATCATCGTGCGGCAACCGTTGACGTGGTGGGAACGCTGGTGGTGGGCGGCGCTCGCCGCGATGATCGTTCTCAGCGCGTTGCTCACCCGCGGGTGGATCGCGCGTCGCCCGTGGGCGTACGCGCTGCTCGGCGACCGCCGACTGCCGCTTCGCGGTGAGCAAGCGACCCTCGACGCGCTCGGCGCTCACGTGCGCGGCGTGAAAGTGTCGCGTCGCGCCAACAGCGTCCGCGTGCGGCACCTGCCTGACGCCGTGCAACTCCTCGATGAAGGCTTCGACGTGAGCGCCGGCGAATCCATCGCCTTCGACACTTCCATTCAAGTGCTGCGTGACGGCGCCCACGCAGGCGACCTCACCTTCCGGCGTCCTTGA